The Thermosynechococcus sp. CL-1 genomic interval AATTTGTTGCAAGACCACAGCAATCACGAAAATATTCAAAGCCAGCCAGGCATCCTGAAAGAGGATGAGCAGTGTCACTAAACCAATGCCCAAGGTCGCCCCCACCACAGGGATGAGCTGGGCAATACCAATGATCAGGGCAAAGAGAAAGCCAAAATTGACCTTGAAGGCGATCATAAAGGGAATCAGGGCAAGAAACATAAACAACCCCAGAAAAAGCTGTGCTGAGAAAAAACTGCGAATATTCAGCCGCAGCGAGTAATCCACCATCTGTCGCCAAGGCTTGGGTACCAGTTTCATGATTCCGCGCCAAATTTCACTGCCATAAAAGAGCATATACACCGTTAGGATTAGCACGAGGAGCACATCAACAAATTTAGTTAGGGTTGTAATCGCCACACCGGGTAACATGGCGGCAATCCCTTTGAGCTGGATCGTCAGCTCTTCCATCAAGTCATTCACCCCCACGGGAAAGCGGTAGCGGCGCAGTAGTTGATCCAGATGGCGCAAATTTTGATTGCTGGTATCCGCCAACTCTGGCAGTTGATTCAGGAGTTCTTCCGCCTGTTGAATAGCAAGGGGGAGCAGCAACAGCATCAAGACACTGACCACTAAAAGAGTAATCAGTAACACAAGGGCGATCGCATTCCGCCGCCGCAAACCACGAGCACAGAGGCGAATCACCACTTGATTGAGCAAAAAAGCCAAGATGGCGGCAATGACAAGGAGATTAATCGGATATTCAAAGTAAAGGTAAACCTGCTCCGCCACCCAGAGATTGAGGACAATCAAAGGTCCCGCTATTAAATAGGCAAGATACCGTTGCCAACTCTGCGGCGGGCCAGACCATCTCATGGGACTCTAGGTTGAATGACTCCTAGGCAGGCGAGTGCGTAACCAATTGCCCAGCACCAGCAAGCCCACGATCGCCAGTGTGCCCCAACCCAAGGGACTCGGATACCAATAGGCTGCCTCTAGGTGATTCAGATAACCGGGCATCAATGTCCAAGTCAGGCGATCGCCCCTTTGCTGAACATGAGGATTGACCACGGTATCAGCAGTAGTGGCTGGACGCTCAATCGGGCGTGCCCCCCAAGGGGTTTCTAGGGCAAGTTGAAACTTCAGGAGCGACTGCGGTGCCACCAAAACAGCTTGATCACGGGACTCAATGCCCAAGGGGCGCAGATCAATGTCATAGCGAAAGCGCTCCCGTACAAAGAGCAACCAGTTCTGGTCAAAAATCTCCGCCTCAGCAGTGACTTGGGGAAGATAGGGCACACCACCGATGCGGTTGAGGACAGTGGCCAATTGCTGGCTGGTGTCAAAGGGAATCGTCAGCTGAAGATGGGTTTTATCGCGTTCCTTGACCACTCCCCCCAAGCGGCGCGCCTGCTGAATCACCTGTTCTGTAAAAGGGAGATCGGGTTGGGGCAGCGTCAGCGTGTAGGTTAGGCTCCCCCCAGTTTGTCCCTGATGCTGGATGACCATATCTGCTTGGACGCATCCACTCAAACAGACCACAAGGGGTATCAAGAGCCAAAGTATCCAGCGCTGCATTCCGCCTCTATTCCTTTCCTTGGTTTTGCTGTGCAAGATTATCCTATCTTGGGATGCTGCCAAGGCACAAAAAAACACCCCGAACAGCTCAGGGTGTCGCCATAACTTGTCTAGGCTAATCTAGGCTATTTGTTGGGTTGAGGTGTCAACCGCAGATAGGGCTTAACAGCATTGAAGCCCTTGGGAAACTTCTGCTTCGCCTCTTCATCGCTGAGGGAAGGCACAATCACGCACTCTTGACCCTCTTGCCAGTTGACGGGGGTGGCCACACTGTAGTTGTCCGTCAGTTGCAGCGAATCAATCACCCGCAGAATCTCAGCAAAGTTACGCCCCGTGCTCGCGGGATAGGTCAAGGTCAAGCGCAGGCGTTTTTGGGGGTCAATGATAAAGACTGTGCGCACCGTCAGGTTGTTGAGGGAGTTGGGGTGGATCATGTCGTAGAGGTTGGAGACTTTTTTATCTTCGTCTGCCAAAATCGGGTAATCCACCTTGACGTTGTTGACTTCTTCAATGTCTTTGATCCAGCCGAGGTGGGACTCCACACTATCCACACTCAAGGCCAAGGTTTTGACATTGCGCTTCTCAAATTCTGAGCGTAACCGCGCCACTTCGCCCAGTTCTGTCGTACAAACGGGGGTGTAATCCGCTGGGTGGGAAAACAATACAACCCAGCTATCCCCTGCCCACTCATAGAAGTTGATTTCCCCCATGGAAGACGCTTGGGTAAAGTTGGGTACGACATCCCCAAGTTTTAGGCTCATAGATGGTGGCTCCTAGGCTAACGATGTATCTTTAGCTACGGATTCTATCTTGCCACAAACTCTCGTTTATCGGTCGGAATATAGAGGAAAATATACAAACCGATAGAATTGGATAGGATTTAGGGTTGAGAATTTTCAATCGTCGTTGCCTTTAGGGTCTGGACATACTGCTGCACCTTGAGGTCAATACCCGTAATATCCGTGCCCACGACCACTGCCCAAGCGCCCAAATTCAAGGCTTTTGCAGCCATTGTGGGACTGGCAATCCCCCCTTCACAGAGAATGGGGACATTGAGGTGCTCGACAAGCTGACTCAGGAGCGACCAACTAGGGGGTGGGGTATGCGCCGTGGTTTCGGTGTAGCCAAAGAGGGTCGTGCCCACCCAATCAGCACCGGCAGTAACTGCCGCTTCAGCACTTGCAAGGGAGTCAATGTCGGCCATGACGGGCTTGCCCAGTTCATCGTGAATTCGCTGAATCAAGTCCTGTAGGGGTTCAGGGCGCGATCGCGCTGTGGCATCGAGGGCAATCACATCGGCACCGGCAGCAGCAACGGCCACTGCATCGGCAAAGCGAGGCGTAATATACACGGGGTACTCGGGCAACACCTGTTTCCAGAGGCCAATAATGGGCACCTTTACCGCTTGGCGCACCGCCTGAATATGGGCTGGGGTATTGATGCGCACGGCCACTGCCCCCCGTAAAACAGCGGTTTTTGCCATGGCTGCAATAATCTCTGGGACGGCTAGGGGAGAATCGGGCGGTGCTTGGCAGGAGACAATCAGACCGCCGCGAATTTGCGTTGCTAGGTTCATGGTGTCTCTAAATGCAATTTCTGGCGGGCGATCGCCCCCAGTTCTAAGGCGTGACCACTGACCTTCTCTAGTAAATAAAGACAATGCTCTGGCCGCAGGAACGTGCCATCGTTGCGACAGACCCCCGTGTAGATCAGGCTCACCATTGGCCAGTGGTCTTGGTGCTCCTTGAGGCGGATCTCCAGCAGGCGATCGCGCAAATTCACCACTTGGGTTTTCCCTGACTTGGTGGTTAGCTCATAGAGAATTTCAGGGGTGGCTCGCAAATCCTCTAACCACTGTTGCCAAGTGCCCCGCTCCACGGGTTCAGGGGTACGGATGAGCAGTTCATAAGTAGCTGCCCGCAGGGCTTGACTCGCTGCCGGTTCACTTAAGGGCACCACTTCCCAAGTGTAAAGGGGCACCTCCGCCGGCAGTTGTTGCCGCAATTGCTCCAGCACCGTTGGCGGATCCACCTCGCGATAAAATTCCAGATCAACAATTTCGCCATAACTGGTCACCCCAAGGGGCAAGGCGCTGGCGGTGGAGATGCGGGGTGAAGGATGAAATCCCCCCGTAAAGGCAATGGGTAGATGGGCACGGCGTACTGCTCGCTCAAAGAGGCGCAGTAGATCTAAATGGCTGAGAAGCGTCATTTCCCCAGTTTTCCCAAAGGTGAGGCGCAGACGTTGCACCCGTTCTTGGGGGGCTTGGGGCTGACCTTGAATGGACGGAATCGGGGGGGGCGGCACGACCACGTTATGGCCAAAGTCAATGCCACAGACGCCACAATGGGAGCAGCCCTCAAAGGAACAATCGGGAACGACCACCGCTTCTAGGGCACGGTGCAAGTCTTCCTTCAGCCATGTTTTACTAATGCCCGTATCAATGTGATCCCAAGGCAGGGGAGCATCGAGGTTGTGGCTGCCACCACTAAAGACATTCCACTCACCCGCTTCCAGTTGACGGTATTTCCAGTCCAGACCAGCTTCTTGAATGGCTTGCGTCCAAGCGGCATAGGCGCGATCGAGGCTTTCCCACCAAGAATCTTCCCGTGCCCCCAATTCCCACGCGCGGCGGATCACTGGCCCCAGTTGGCGATCGCCCCGACCGACAAAGTCTTCCATTGCTGAGATGCGCACATCGGTAAAGTTGGCCTTCAGCCCCTTGATCGTGCGGAATTCCGCCTTCAGTAGCTCCTGTTTGCGTAGAAACTCACTGGTGGAGACCGCGTGCCACTGGAAGGGCGTATGGGGCTTGGGGGTAAAGTTGGAAATGGTCAGGTTAAAGCTCAGGGGTTTGCGTCCCTTGATCCAGCATTCTCGCTTCAGCCAACGGATCGTTTCAGCAATGCCTAACACATCGGCATCGGTTTCCCCCGGCAGGCCAATCATAAAGTAGAGCTTGACCTTATCCCAGCCCTGTTCGTAGGCAGTTTTGACCCCCCGCAGCAGTTCCTCATTGGTCAGACCTTTGTTAATAATGTCCCGTAGCCGCTGTGTTCCCGCTTCCGGGGCAAAGGTCAGTCCCCCTTGGCGCGTGCCCCCCACAATATGGGCAATGTTTTCATCAAAGCGATCCACCCGCTGGCTGGGGAGTGAGAGGGAGATGTTCTCGTTTTGCAGGCGGTTTTTAATTTCCACACCCACGGCGGGCAAAGCCAAGTAGTCGGAGCAACTTAACGACAGTAGCGAAAACTCGTTGTAGCCCGTGGCGCGCATCCCCGTTTCAATGGCAGCAATCACCTCATCGGGGGCAACATCGCGGGCAGGGCGGGTGAGCATCCCCGGTTGGCAAAAGCGACAGCCGCGCGTACAGCCCCGGCGAATTTCCACCGTCAAGCGATCGTGAACGGTTTCTACATAGGGCACCAAGCCAATGGCATAGTGGGGCATCGGGGTAGCTACTCGCCGCAAAATGCGCTCAGGCACATCGGGGCGATTGGGTTTAACAGAGCCATCCCCTTGGCGATCGTAAAATTGCGGCACATAGACCCCCGGCACCTGTGCCAAATCCAATAGCAAGTCCTGCCGACTCAAGCCGGCTCGTTTGCCTTCTGCCACCACGAGGCCAATTTCGGGCAAGAGTTCCTCGCCATCCCCAAGGGCAAAAAAGTCAAAGAAGTCAGCGTAGGGTTCAGGGTTTGATGTCGCTGTCTGTCCACCGGCAAAGATAAGGGGAATCTCTTCTAGGGGTGCCTGTTGGCGTTCTCGCCAAGTCAGGGGTAAGCCAGCCAAGTCGAGCATTTCCAGAATGTTCGTGGCACCCAACTCATAACTGAGGCTAAAGCCAATGAGGTCAAACTCCCGCAGGGCACGGCGCGATTCCACAGCAAAAAGGGGAGTTTGGGTCACTCGCAATTTGGCGGCTAAATCCGCTGCGGGTAAGTAGGCGCGATCGCACAGTTGATCGGGGACGGCATTGAGAATGTTGTAGAGAATAATGTGTCCTAAGTTCGAGGCGCCCACCTCATAGATTTCCGGATAGCTGAGCACCCAGCGCACCGTTGCGGCCTGCCATGGCTTATGAACCGCCCCTCGCTCATTGCCCAAATAGCGAGCAGGTTTGAGAATCTCTGGGGTGAGCAACTCAGTAATCGGAACAACCATGACTCATGAACCCAATTGCAAACATCTAGGGCAGTAAAAAACGGGATTCCCCAGTGGGCATCGGGCGGGGGGGTTCGGGGGGCGCCAAAAGTCCAGCACTGCCAGGTTGGGGAACGGGGGGCAAAACGGTGGGAGGTCTCGATGTCGGTTCTGGCAGTGTTGTTTGGGGTTGGGGACGCTGGGGCGTAGTCGTGGGTAACCCCGCTTGCTGGGCGTAGAAGGTGGCCAGTGTGCTCACCAAGGCATCCCGTTGTTGGCGATTGAGTTGGCGAATAGCAGCAATATCCCCTTCCATGGGGTTGACTGTCAGGTAAGAACGTCCCGGATAGGTTTCTCCCCGCAGGAAGTCATTCAGCCCCAAATAGTCAGCAAGGGAAATTTTCCAGTCAAAACGGTAGAGGGGCGATCGCCCTTTGACAGTGGTGTGATAGACAATGAATCGCTCAAGGAGGGTACTCTCCGGCGCGGGCTGACGATTTTCTTGGCGGATATAGTGGTTTTCCTTCGGTAAAGCGGGCAATTTGGGATAGAGGGTTTCTGCCACCAGCCGCGGGTTAATGAGAATTTGGGCAGTGGCATCGGGTAGGTTGGGGTCAGGTTGCGATCGCCCCACACTCCAAGTACTGCTCAGGGGCAACCACAGAAGTGCCAGCAAGCACCCCCCCGTCACCCAGCCCAAAAACGTCCAGCCCCGTCGTCTTCCCATGGCGCCTAATCTGCCAGTAACTCCGGTTGAGCAATTTCATCGGACATTTCGATAATGGCACGGGTCACCGGCTTCAGGGGCAGATCATCGAGATCTTCACTGGCCTCTAGCCCCCGCCGCTGTTTCGCCCGGTTGGCAATTTGCACCGTAATCCGATAGCGATTGGCGGAGTGCTTGATTAATTCTTCCGCTCGGCGGTTAATTTCCAAGGCTGAGTAATGAAGGCGCTTTTGCATGGTCAGTCTTTTCCTTAAACGTGGGTGGCCATTGCTTGTAGGGGTTGTGGTGTCGGTGTCACAAAGGGCTGGATAATGCCGCCCCCCAGCAGGCGATCGCCCGCATACCAAACCGCCGCTTGCCCCGGCGTTACCCCAAATTGCGGTTCAGCAAACTCCAATTGTACCTGCTCAGCGTTGGCAGCGGGAATGATGGTTACCGGCACCGGAGGAGTACGATAGCGAATTTGTACCGTGGCTGTGATCGGTTCTGTGGGAGGGGGAATCGAGACCCAGTTCACCCGGGCCACTGTACACTCACGACGGCCGGCGGTGGCACGATCGCCGACAATGACGCGATTGTGTTCCCGATCTAAGGCCACCACATAAAGCGGTTCAGGTGCCGCAATTCCCAAGCCTTTGCGCTGGCCAATCGTATAGTGGTGAATCCCCTGATGGTACCCCAGCACCCGGCCATGGACATCGACAATTTCCCCTTGCTGACTGGGCAGATACTGATCCAAGAATTGGCGCATGGAGCCATGGGCTTCAATCAGGCAGAGATCTTGGCTTTCCGGTTTACTGGCGGTGTGCAGGCCATACTGCGCCGCGAGGGCACGGGTCTGCGCCTTGGTTTGCTGACCAAGAGGAAACAGCACATGGGCCAGAATCTCTTGGGGCAAGTCATAGAGAAAGTAGCTTTGATCCTTATGACGATCCACCGCCCGCCACAGTTCATAGCGATCGCTCGTGGGATTGTATTTCACTTGGGCATAATGCCCGGTAGCAATGTAGTCAATCCCCAGTTGCTCACGGCTATAGGCGAGCATCGGCCCAAACTTCACCAAACGGTTGCATTGGGAACAGGGCAGCGGTGTCACCCCACTGGCGTAGCCACTGACCAGATAGTTCACAATATATTTCTCGAAAATTTCGCGGCTATCCACAATATGGTGAGGGACTCCCAGCTCCTCACAAAGACGCGCCGCATCCACTAGCCCCTCAGAGCAGCACTGCCCCTTACCCTTCATCAGCCACAGCGTCAGACCAACAACGGGGTACCCTTGAGCTTTGAGGCTAGCAATGGCCACGGAACTATCAACACCGCCGGAAAGGCCAACAACAACCGCCGGTAAATCGGACATTGTTAAGATTCACAAAAAATCTACCTCTTTTAGGGTAGCATCCCTACTTTCGCAGCGCAGGCCATCGCAATCGGCTATAATCGGGAGACAAGGTTGGCGAGTAATCGCCGCTTGAGTTTTTTAAGTAGAGCGATTCTTGAGTTCGGTTTTAGGGAAGGTTGGTTACGTGACAGTCGTCTCTCCGAAGTCAGCGTCAACACATGGTTCAATTTTTGCTTTGGAGCAGATCAGATTATGTCTATTTATGTCGGCAACCTTTCCTACACGGCCACCCAAGAAGACCTAGAGGCCGTT includes:
- a CDS encoding peroxiredoxin, which gives rise to MSLKLGDVVPNFTQASSMGEINFYEWAGDSWVVLFSHPADYTPVCTTELGEVARLRSEFEKRNVKTLALSVDSVESHLGWIKDIEEVNNVKVDYPILADEDKKVSNLYDMIHPNSLNNLTVRTVFIIDPQKRLRLTLTYPASTGRNFAEILRVIDSLQLTDNYSVATPVNWQEGQECVIVPSLSDEEAKQKFPKGFNAVKPYLRLTPQPNK
- a CDS encoding TIGR03960 family B12-binding radical SAM protein; protein product: MVVPITELLTPEILKPARYLGNERGAVHKPWQAATVRWVLSYPEIYEVGASNLGHIILYNILNAVPDQLCDRAYLPAADLAAKLRVTQTPLFAVESRRALREFDLIGFSLSYELGATNILEMLDLAGLPLTWRERQQAPLEEIPLIFAGGQTATSNPEPYADFFDFFALGDGEELLPEIGLVVAEGKRAGLSRQDLLLDLAQVPGVYVPQFYDRQGDGSVKPNRPDVPERILRRVATPMPHYAIGLVPYVETVHDRLTVEIRRGCTRGCRFCQPGMLTRPARDVAPDEVIAAIETGMRATGYNEFSLLSLSCSDYLALPAVGVEIKNRLQNENISLSLPSQRVDRFDENIAHIVGGTRQGGLTFAPEAGTQRLRDIINKGLTNEELLRGVKTAYEQGWDKVKLYFMIGLPGETDADVLGIAETIRWLKRECWIKGRKPLSFNLTISNFTPKPHTPFQWHAVSTSEFLRKQELLKAEFRTIKGLKANFTDVRISAMEDFVGRGDRQLGPVIRRAWELGAREDSWWESLDRAYAAWTQAIQEAGLDWKYRQLEAGEWNVFSGGSHNLDAPLPWDHIDTGISKTWLKEDLHRALEAVVVPDCSFEGCSHCGVCGIDFGHNVVVPPPPIPSIQGQPQAPQERVQRLRLTFGKTGEMTLLSHLDLLRLFERAVRRAHLPIAFTGGFHPSPRISTASALPLGVTSYGEIVDLEFYREVDPPTVLEQLRQQLPAEVPLYTWEVVPLSEPAASQALRAATYELLIRTPEPVERGTWQQWLEDLRATPEILYELTTKSGKTQVVNLRDRLLEIRLKEHQDHWPMVSLIYTGVCRNDGTFLRPEHCLYLLEKVSGHALELGAIARQKLHLETP
- a CDS encoding N-acetylmannosamine-6-phosphate 2-epimerase, producing the protein MNLATQIRGGLIVSCQAPPDSPLAVPEIIAAMAKTAVLRGAVAVRINTPAHIQAVRQAVKVPIIGLWKQVLPEYPVYITPRFADAVAVAAAGADVIALDATARSRPEPLQDLIQRIHDELGKPVMADIDSLASAEAAVTAGADWVGTTLFGYTETTAHTPPPSWSLLSQLVEHLNVPILCEGGIASPTMAAKALNLGAWAVVVGTDITGIDLKVQQYVQTLKATTIENSQP
- a CDS encoding AI-2E family transporter, translated to MRWSGPPQSWQRYLAYLIAGPLIVLNLWVAEQVYLYFEYPINLLVIAAILAFLLNQVVIRLCARGLRRRNAIALVLLITLLVVSVLMLLLLPLAIQQAEELLNQLPELADTSNQNLRHLDQLLRRYRFPVGVNDLMEELTIQLKGIAAMLPGVAITTLTKFVDVLLVLILTVYMLFYGSEIWRGIMKLVPKPWRQMVDYSLRLNIRSFFSAQLFLGLFMFLALIPFMIAFKVNFGFLFALIIGIAQLIPVVGATLGIGLVTLLILFQDAWLALNIFVIAVVLQQIKDNVLTPKLLGDLMGLNPLWQFIALLIGGRVAGFLGILLAIPLAATLKTVLESEPVEDT
- a CDS encoding DNA-directed RNA polymerase subunit omega, translating into MQKRLHYSALEINRRAEELIKHSANRYRITVQIANRAKQRRGLEASEDLDDLPLKPVTRAIIEMSDEIAQPELLAD
- a CDS encoding DUF3153 domain-containing protein; the protein is MQRWILWLLIPLVVCLSGCVQADMVIQHQGQTGGSLTYTLTLPQPDLPFTEQVIQQARRLGGVVKERDKTHLQLTIPFDTSQQLATVLNRIGGVPYLPQVTAEAEIFDQNWLLFVRERFRYDIDLRPLGIESRDQAVLVAPQSLLKFQLALETPWGARPIERPATTADTVVNPHVQQRGDRLTWTLMPGYLNHLEAAYWYPSPLGWGTLAIVGLLVLGNWLRTRLPRSHST
- the mnmA gene encoding tRNA 2-thiouridine(34) synthase MnmA; the protein is MSDLPAVVVGLSGGVDSSVAIASLKAQGYPVVGLTLWLMKGKGQCCSEGLVDAARLCEELGVPHHIVDSREIFEKYIVNYLVSGYASGVTPLPCSQCNRLVKFGPMLAYSREQLGIDYIATGHYAQVKYNPTSDRYELWRAVDRHKDQSYFLYDLPQEILAHVLFPLGQQTKAQTRALAAQYGLHTASKPESQDLCLIEAHGSMRQFLDQYLPSQQGEIVDVHGRVLGYHQGIHHYTIGQRKGLGIAAPEPLYVVALDREHNRVIVGDRATAGRRECTVARVNWVSIPPPTEPITATVQIRYRTPPVPVTIIPAANAEQVQLEFAEPQFGVTPGQAAVWYAGDRLLGGGIIQPFVTPTPQPLQAMATHV